Below is a window of Actinomycetota bacterium DNA.
CGGTCTCCGGCGCGGATCGTCCGCTCGTTCGTCTCCGTGCCGTTGACGCGGGTTCCGTTGGTCGAGTCCAGGTCCACCACCCACCAGTCGCTGCCGCGCCGAACGAACGCGGCGTGCTGGCGGGACACCGTGGGATCGTCCAGGTGGATGTCGCAGTCCGAGCGGCGGCCGGCGACCATCCGGGTGCCGGACAACCGGATCTCGGCTCCACGCTCGCTTCCGCTCACGACCCGGAGCGACGCCCGACGCCCCGGCGGAGGCGGACGTTCCTCGAGGTCGGTGACGGCTCCTGTGGCGTCGGGGTCAACGGCTTCGACCCGTCCGGCGAGCTCGTAGGTCCCGTATCCGACGTCGTCGGCCGGTTCGATGCGGACCAGAGCTGGCCCGCGGAGCAGCCAGTCGTTCTCCGCAGCTGTGCCCAACACGACCTCGCCGAGCTCCTTGCGGAGTCGCTCTCCGAACGTCGACAGTCGTTCGATGTCCTTGGGGTTGAGGCGGAAGCGGTAGACGTTGGGCACCACGACCCCGTCCTCGGTGACGTGCCGGTTCCCGGCGGCGTAGCGCCGCAGGGCCTTGGCCAGCTCGATCGGTTGCAGCCCGGAGCGGAACGCGCGGGCGAAGAAGCCCTCGACGGCGTCTTCGAGCCGTCGCTCGAAGTCGTTCAGTACGCCCATCGGCGTCCTCACTGCACCAAGGCGACGTCCACGAACCCGTGGCTGCGGCGTCTGCACGCACCGCAAGCTAGGGCGGACCCGGTCGCCCTCCGGGCCCGCCCCCTGTTCCCTCAATGGAACGCGCGACCCTATCCGAGACGCCAGCCGACCACCTGTCCGAACGGGTAGCGTGGAGGCGACGCTGCGTCAGCGACGCGCTGAGGGCCATCCGGCCGGTCGCTGTCGCACACACGGTCGTCGGCCGGTGCGTCGGACGGTACGCTCCCGGTCCGGCGTACCCCGCCGTCACGGGCGAGTGGCGGAATTGGCAGACGCGCACGGTTCAGGTCCGTGTCCCCGAGAGGGGGTGGAGGTTCAAGTCCTCTCTCGCCCACTTCACAGC
It encodes the following:
- a CDS encoding DUF3662 domain-containing protein, producing MGVLNDFERRLEDAVEGFFARAFRSGLQPIELAKALRRYAAGNRHVTEDGVVVPNVYRFRLNPKDIERLSTFGERLRKELGEVVLGTAAENDWLLRGPALVRIEPADDVGYGTYELAGRVEAVDPDATGAVTDLEERPPPPGRRASLRVVSGSERGAEIRLSGTRMVAGRRSDCDIHLDDPTVSRQHAAFVRRGSDWWVVDLDSTNGTRVNGTETNERTIRAGDRIELGEAVVELVEG